Part of the Phycisphaerae bacterium genome, GGTGTTGGCCGCCGCTGCACGAACCGCCCCCATGTAGGAGGTGTAGTCGTCAGGACTGGTGCCCGTGGGGGCAAACGAGAGGACCTTGCCATGTCCGCCGTTGGTGGGATCTTCGACAATCTCCGGGTCGGGCTGGGGTGTACCCGCGTTGTCCCGAGCCCAGCCGTCCTGCCCGACGACCGTCCCGAGCAGGAAACCTTCAAACCCGGCCGAGTCATAGACAACCTCGGGCAGCGGCGGTGTCACGGCGCCGGGAATGCTGATTCCCAGATAACGCACCAACTGGCCACTGAAGCCGCCGGCGATGACGTCGACACCGTTGAAGTCGACCGCCCCGAGGTCCTCGAAGCCGTGGCCGCTGTTGTTGGCCGCGTTGCCGCTCGAGGCCGGCAGGCTGCCGTCCAGATTCCACGCGTAGAAGGTGGCCCCGTAATCGCCCCACGTGTGGGTGCAGACTCGCTCCGCCCCGCTCACGTAAATCACGTGGCTGCGGGCCACTTTCCCGCCGTAGTCCTTCCAGGCCAGATAGGCCCCCGTCGGGTTGGCCACCACGGCATACATGCCGGCCGCCCCGCCTCCGTCCGCGTTGAAGTACAAGCCGTGGGCCCCGGGGCCAAAAGCGCTCGGGACCAGGGTCATCTGACCACCGGCGGAGGATTCAAAGCCGGAAACCACCTGGTCGGCGACAATCTCGCCCGTGCTCGCCTTGAGCACGTAAATGCCCTTGTCTCCCGATTGCGCTCCGACCACGTACAGGAACCCCTGGTACAGCACCGGCGTCAACCGACCGGCGTTCGTGAAGCCGGTGTTGGGGAGCGCCGCGTCCCACACCCGGTGACCGTCGGCCTTGGAAAAAGCCGCGACACCCGTATCGGTGGTCACGTAGACATTGCCATTCTCGCCCTGGCCAACAACCGGGGAGCTCATGTCACCCGCACCCAGATCCTGGTTGGTGCCGGCGACGTTGCCGGTCCAGCGGATCGTCCCGGTCGGGGTGGCCGAGGCCAGGAAGCCGTCAATCGTCTTCCAGTAGAGATTGCCGGCCTCGTCAAAGCTGATCCGACCATAGTGCGTGGCCGGGCCCAGGCCCGCGCCTTTCACGTCCAGGGTCCAGTCGACCAGAGCGGCATTGCCCCAGTCGTCATGGAGAACCATCCCGGCGTCACCGGAGGACTGGGTACCGGAAATGTTGCCGGCAACCGTGCCCCAAGGCGGGGCAACTTCATCCCCGCCGGTCAACGCCTCGACCACCTGCACCTGCCAGACCTCGGTGTCGCTCCCGCCGGCATTCGTGGCCTGAATCCCGATCGTCACCGTGCTGCCAATCTCCGCCGCAGTCGGCGTCCAACCGCCGATCGCACCGGTCGTGGCGTTGACGGTGAGCCCGGCGGGGCCCTCAGTCTTGGCCCAGGTCACGGGAAGCGTGCCCCCGGCCAGCGAGGGTTGGCAGAGATAGACGCTTCCCGCGTAAGCCTTGCCCGTCGAGATCGTGTTGATGGTCGGAGGAACGACCACCACTTGGATGTCGAAACTCTCCGTCCGGGTGTCGGTGCCGTTGGTGGCCTGGACTACCACCGGATAGGTTTTGTCAATGTCGCTGGGCGCCGGCGTCCAGGTCAGGATGCCCTTGTCGTCAATCGCCATTCCGGTCGGGCCGGTGACGCTCCAGACAATCGCCGGGGGAGCGCACAGGCTGGTGATGAAGTGGTTCTTCTTGTACTGGATGCCGGGGTAGGCTGTTTCCAGGGTCAGGTCCGGCCCAACCCGCAACTCGGAGAAGATGTGCAGGTTCTTCATGTCGAGGAAATCACCGCCGGTACCCGCCCAGTCCGTCCCGTAGAAGCGAATCCGGGTGATCTTCGTGGGATCGAAGGTGTTGCCTTGGTAGTTTGTGTCAACGTAGTGGGCGGTCGTCCCGTAGCGGTTCTCGATGGGGTCGGGGTTGTTCAACGCGATCTTGGCGTGGCTCCATGTCGGGTAGTGGTCATCTCCCCGCTGCACCATGTAGAAGTACTCGTAGTCACGATAACCGAGGAGCGTCGTCCCGTCGGCCGCGTAGTTGTAGGCCCGCATCCGGACCGGGGCGTCACCGTAGTTGCCGGTCTGGAAGTAACGCAGATCGACCTCCAGGGTCAGCGCGCATCCGTCGCCGGTGAAGTCGAGATCGCCAAGCCCCGCCTGGCGGAAATCGACGTACGGGCCATAGAACCAGCCGGAGTTGAAGTTGTTCCGGCAGTAGCCCGGCGTTTCGTCGGAGCGGAAACTCAGGCTGCCATTGAGCCCTGCAGGCACGTAGATGGCAGGCCCGCTGCCCAGGTCCATCGGCTGATCCATCGGGATGAAGATCTCCAGCCCCGAGGCGGCCCCCGCGGTGCAGGCCAGTGCCAGAACCAGAGATAAACGTTTGAGGTGTCTCATTCCGTCTCCTCCTTTGTTGAGGTGAGTGCGTTCCCGAGGGGAAGGCCACGCGTCAACCCCCCTGAGTTGGATCGTCCGGTCAAACGGGGACGGCTCACGGACGCACCGGCTCTCCGCCTCGGTGCCAACCTCAAGCCGCTACTTTCCCCCTTCGTGTTCCACACAGTTCTTCCTCGCCCTTCCGTCTGAGAGACCGCCGATTCGGCTTCCCTCTGCTTCGTTCCGCCGACCCGTGCCGGGGGATGAAGCCACCCTGCCGTTCAGGGCCCGCGGCCAGGCCGGCTCCGGTCAGTACCCCACCCAGCCTTTGCGGGTCACAACCGTCTTGGCCCAGGTCTTCGTGTCCGAGTAGTAGCCGGGGTCAAGTTCCTTGGGCGAGCCGGGGCCCAGAGGGTACTCGTTCTTCGTGCTGTCGTAGAAGCCCCCGCTGATGTTCCTGACATTGTAGGTGTCGTTCCAGAGACCCACCTCGGTGTGCTCGCCCGAACGCCAGAAGTACTTGTCCGTCGTCCTCAAGCCGCGGAGCAGGGCCGAGTTCGGGTAGGTGTCACCGAGATCCAGTCTGACCGGCCGCACGCTCGAGTCCGCGAAGGCGAAGTTGCCCACGGGTAAACGGCTGGTCCCGTGCCGGTAAGCGGCGCCGTTCGACCCCCAGTAGGTGACCTCGAAATTGTTCCGAAGCAGCCCGGCTGCACCGAAGCCGTGCATCCAGTTCCAGTTGCCCTCTCCGGCCAGGACCAGGCTGCTGGGCGTGGCCTTGCCCAGGGTGAACCCCGACTTGTCGGTGGTCTTCCAGCCTTGCGAGGACATCACCACCGAAATGGCATAACTGTAATCGGCACCCGGACCGCCACCCAGCCGGGGAGGATAATTGAAGCTCCAGGC contains:
- a CDS encoding PQQ-binding-like beta-propeller repeat protein, yielding MRHLKRLSLVLALACTAGAASGLEIFIPMDQPMDLGSGPAIYVPAGLNGSLSFRSDETPGYCRNNFNSGWFYGPYVDFRQAGLGDLDFTGDGCALTLEVDLRYFQTGNYGDAPVRMRAYNYAADGTTLLGYRDYEYFYMVQRGDDHYPTWSHAKIALNNPDPIENRYGTTAHYVDTNYQGNTFDPTKITRIRFYGTDWAGTGGDFLDMKNLHIFSELRVGPDLTLETAYPGIQYKKNHFITSLCAPPAIVWSVTGPTGMAIDDKGILTWTPAPSDIDKTYPVVVQATNGTDTRTESFDIQVVVVPPTINTISTGKAYAGSVYLCQPSLAGGTLPVTWAKTEGPAGLTVNATTGAIGGWTPTAAEIGSTVTIGIQATNAGGSDTEVWQVQVVEALTGGDEVAPPWGTVAGNISGTQSSGDAGMVLHDDWGNAALVDWTLDVKGAGLGPATHYGRISFDEAGNLYWKTIDGFLASATPTGTIRWTGNVAGTNQDLGAGDMSSPVVGQGENGNVYVTTDTGVAAFSKADGHRVWDAALPNTGFTNAGRLTPVLYQGFLYVVGAQSGDKGIYVLKASTGEIVADQVVSGFESSAGGQMTLVPSAFGPGAHGLYFNADGGGAAGMYAVVANPTGAYLAWKDYGGKVARSHVIYVSGAERVCTHTWGDYGATFYAWNLDGSLPASSGNAANNSGHGFEDLGAVDFNGVDVIAGGFSGQLVRYLGISIPGAVTPPLPEVVYDSAGFEGFLLGTVVGQDGWARDNAGTPQPDPEIVEDPTNGGHGKVLSFAPTGTSPDDYTSYMGAVRAAAANTGAGVTIEWDQYFTDTKGFMWLADNVSYNGWYTVMHNGSGLLGTSGDSGKIAVTPGVWQHVAYIFNPAAGTVTLQLGDKSATAGTSDVSIAGIDFEVGPGASGSGPLYVDNVVIRQGPAPTPSAFAGNGYYQMDELYRENRGYGGLFKNQSGHSIVLTGTSTESGSAHVVAMDVTATPLLTEAPPQNPQDRWFDYDTMSTSPPVGGPILGPTGEDGKQRIYFFQGDTTGTLVALTFKPRFRPDCNNDGKVNKDDLDLYFVPCYTGPMLGPPVPPEGEDCSCADLNTDGHVDQVDFGLFQRCLSNDMVTPFDPSCYP
- a CDS encoding type II secretion system protein — encoded protein: MVSTTPFRKAFTLIEVLVVVAIIALLVSILLPSLTAAREQAKTVKCAAGLKQISTALGYAYETYRAYPDIDDGASADPTGRVMATWIDVLFTRKYLGDLEVGYCATDKKPDPLNRQRGQAWSFNYPPRLGGGPGADYSYAISVVMSSQGWKTTDKSGFTLGKATPSSLVLAGEGNWNWMHGFGAAGLLRNNFEVTYWGSNGAAYRHGTSRLPVGNFAFADSSVRPVRLDLGDTYPNSALLRGLRTTDKYFWRSGEHTEVGLWNDTYNVRNISGGFYDSTKNEYPLGPGSPKELDPGYYSDTKTWAKTVVTRKGWVGY